In Heliomicrobium gestii, a single genomic region encodes these proteins:
- the csm2 gene encoding type III-A CRISPR-associated protein Csm2: MERPSGFRGGQGGGRPPAPELRLPEDYLIHGYFDANSNLREVLIIAHAKACAGVFGHYANGRKRLKNSQLRRFFNHARALEMKLIQMGEDHFPAIRLDILKLLPMALYANSREKVPDRFVTFMEKNVERIHTIRDFREGFLPHFEAVVAYFYYMYPKE, translated from the coding sequence ATGGAACGGCCCTCTGGGTTTCGAGGAGGCCAGGGTGGCGGCAGACCCCCTGCGCCGGAACTTCGGTTACCGGAAGATTATCTGATCCATGGATATTTTGATGCCAATAGCAACCTGCGGGAAGTACTGATCATCGCGCATGCGAAGGCATGCGCCGGGGTTTTCGGGCATTACGCCAATGGACGAAAACGCCTGAAGAACAGTCAGTTGCGCCGCTTTTTCAACCATGCCCGCGCCCTAGAAATGAAATTAATCCAGATGGGAGAAGATCATTTTCCCGCCATCCGCCTGGATATTTTGAAATTGCTCCCGATGGCCCTCTATGCCAATAGCCGTGAAAAAGTTCCTGACCGGTTTGTCACCTTCATGGAAAAGAACGTAGAGCGGATCCACACCATTAGAGACTTCCGCGAAGGGTTTTTGCCGCATTTTGAAGCGGTGGTGGCCTATTTCTACTACATGTATCCGAAGGAGTGA
- the cas10 gene encoding type III-A CRISPR-associated protein Cas10/Csm1 encodes MDKKTYQTILLAGLLHDIGKFLQRSGYPKPSNGGRHPHYSADFIKKHSERLTPYADPKLLTELVQRHHESDKYPADLQVKNATEAIQPLAQLISRADNYSSYERGEWAGQGQDYRTVPLASVLSRVSLERQLAEMTYYDVGLFSPEQAFPRPERKNDLIKLTHHRECFEHAFIQIFNNGKKTFQTIYTHLLNLMQVYAWCIPSNTLEDIPDVSLFDHLKTTSAIAACLYQYHQEKGFIKASIMDNEKEKFLLVVGDLSGIQKYIFDIAHGGSGGVSKRLRARSFLLSVLSDAVSQQILQTFDLPQANILMTSGGKFYVLLPQLADVGERLQRLQATVEQELFQRFHGVVTVNLAWTSLSGKEFKHFGNVLHRLAGLLQEKKARPLQTVLTAEQVWQTEQFVHKLQVKGSGQVLCDGCQKAFAEESGAEENFCSACAEDLKMGSSLTKARYIAFSSGLKQHFNEFQLLNGIVLSLHEHPDTIGLSNPFLVQKLNSPTIQELGEWPALSRYYANYVPVNEAHSTISFDELAKMSKGKPYIGYLKADVDQLGAVVVFGLMEEGHNWNSVSRITTLSRMLDLFFAGWVEKTLRERYPQCYTVFSGGDDLFLVGPWSDLTWFAKELRQEFSRFCGNNPNLTLSAGLVTSRPKVPIARMADQAEWALEKAKEIVLPGQAIGRNQFCAFDTVFKWEHGKLLFHHADCMIRWIEGNIVSLSSIRNLQTYSRYFQDFLWNRKMKTEGLRYIPLLAYDIGRNYSDSYHPEQQMVKAWLETLFDYQKNNPVLHYLDFILGYAIMATRKESA; translated from the coding sequence ATGGACAAAAAAACATATCAGACGATTCTCCTTGCTGGTCTCTTACACGACATCGGTAAGTTTTTGCAGAGAAGTGGATATCCAAAACCGAGTAACGGTGGGAGACACCCTCATTATTCTGCCGATTTTATTAAAAAACACTCGGAACGGCTCACTCCCTATGCCGACCCTAAGTTATTGACAGAGCTCGTCCAACGCCATCATGAATCAGACAAATACCCTGCCGACTTACAGGTGAAAAATGCTACTGAGGCGATACAGCCATTGGCCCAATTGATCAGCCGTGCAGACAATTATTCGTCTTACGAGCGGGGAGAATGGGCGGGACAGGGGCAAGACTACCGGACTGTTCCCCTCGCATCGGTGTTAAGTCGCGTTTCTCTTGAGCGTCAACTGGCGGAAATGACCTACTATGATGTTGGCCTGTTTTCACCGGAACAAGCGTTTCCCCGTCCAGAAAGGAAAAACGATTTAATCAAATTAACCCATCATCGTGAGTGCTTTGAGCATGCGTTTATCCAAATCTTTAACAATGGTAAAAAAACCTTTCAGACGATTTACACCCATCTGTTAAACCTAATGCAGGTTTACGCATGGTGCATCCCTAGCAACACTCTTGAAGATATCCCCGACGTTTCCCTTTTCGACCATTTGAAGACCACCAGTGCCATTGCCGCCTGTTTATATCAATATCACCAGGAAAAGGGCTTTATTAAAGCCTCTATCATGGACAACGAGAAAGAAAAGTTCCTCCTCGTCGTCGGTGACCTGTCGGGGATTCAGAAGTATATCTTTGATATCGCCCACGGAGGGAGCGGTGGCGTTTCCAAGCGTTTACGGGCGCGCTCTTTCTTGCTTTCCGTCCTCTCTGACGCAGTGAGTCAGCAAATCCTGCAAACGTTTGATTTACCGCAAGCAAACATTCTTATGACATCTGGCGGCAAGTTTTACGTGCTCTTGCCACAATTGGCTGATGTTGGTGAGAGACTTCAACGGTTGCAAGCAACAGTGGAGCAGGAACTCTTCCAACGCTTTCATGGCGTTGTTACGGTCAACTTGGCATGGACTTCTCTTTCCGGCAAGGAGTTCAAGCATTTTGGTAACGTGTTGCACCGGTTGGCTGGTTTACTGCAAGAAAAGAAAGCAAGACCTCTCCAAACAGTCCTTACTGCTGAGCAGGTTTGGCAGACTGAGCAGTTTGTCCACAAGTTGCAGGTAAAAGGATCCGGACAGGTGCTCTGCGACGGTTGCCAAAAGGCATTTGCGGAAGAGTCTGGCGCTGAAGAGAATTTTTGCTCCGCTTGCGCTGAGGACCTAAAAATGGGTAGTTCTTTAACCAAGGCTAGATACATCGCCTTCAGTAGCGGATTAAAGCAACATTTCAATGAGTTTCAACTGCTCAACGGGATCGTCCTATCGCTGCATGAACATCCCGATACTATCGGCCTATCAAATCCTTTTTTGGTGCAGAAGTTGAATTCCCCAACCATTCAGGAATTGGGCGAATGGCCTGCACTCAGCCGTTATTACGCCAACTATGTCCCCGTCAATGAAGCACATTCCACGATCAGCTTTGACGAGTTAGCGAAAATGTCGAAAGGAAAGCCCTACATTGGGTATCTCAAGGCTGATGTGGATCAACTCGGCGCTGTGGTTGTCTTCGGGTTGATGGAAGAGGGCCATAACTGGAACAGCGTTTCCCGGATTACCACCCTAAGCCGGATGCTGGACTTATTCTTTGCGGGATGGGTTGAAAAGACCCTGCGGGAGCGATATCCACAGTGCTATACCGTCTTCTCCGGAGGAGATGACCTCTTTTTGGTTGGCCCTTGGTCAGATTTGACTTGGTTTGCCAAAGAGCTGCGTCAAGAATTCAGTCGCTTCTGCGGCAATAACCCGAACCTAACCCTATCGGCAGGCTTGGTGACAAGCCGTCCAAAAGTGCCCATCGCTCGCATGGCTGATCAGGCGGAATGGGCCTTGGAAAAGGCAAAAGAAATCGTCTTACCGGGACAAGCTATCGGTCGAAATCAATTCTGCGCCTTTGACACCGTCTTCAAATGGGAACATGGAAAGCTACTGTTTCACCATGCCGATTGCATGATTCGCTGGATCGAAGGCAATATTGTTTCCCTATCTTCCATCCGAAACCTGCAAACCTATAGCCGCTATTTTCAGGATTTCCTATGGAACCGAAAAATGAAGACGGAAGGTTTGCGTTATATCCCTCTTCTAGCCTACGACATCGGCCGCAACTATTCCGATTCGTATCATCCAGAGCAACAAATGGTCAAGGCATGGTTGGAGACGCTGTTTGACTATCAGAAGAATAACCCCGTGCTGCATTATCTTGACTTCATCTTGGGCTATGCCATCATGGCGACAAGAAAGGAGAGCGCTTGA
- the cas2 gene encoding CRISPR-associated endonuclease Cas2 gives MEHYVVTYDIADDKRRSKVFKTLKDYGTHVQESVFEVVLMTEDYVELRHKLLRRIHRDEDSVIFYRQCRACEHDVERLGRKVELVGIGDIVL, from the coding sequence GTGGAGCATTACGTGGTGACTTACGACATTGCCGATGACAAGCGGCGATCGAAGGTGTTCAAAACATTGAAAGATTATGGGACCCATGTGCAAGAGAGCGTCTTCGAGGTGGTGCTGATGACGGAGGATTATGTGGAACTGCGGCACAAATTGCTCCGGCGCATCCACCGCGATGAGGACAGCGTGATCTTTTACCGCCAATGCCGCGCCTGTGAACACGATGTGGAGCGGTTGGGGCGGAAGGTGGAATTGGTCGGGATCGGGGATATCGTGTTGTAA